A region from the Altererythrobacter sp. H2 genome encodes:
- a CDS encoding ABC transporter ATP-binding protein, which yields MDAILELEGLSKTYPGGLKALDSVDLTVHKGEIFALLGPNGAGKTTLIGAVCGLVRPTAGTMRAFGHDLATDWRRARARIGLVPQELATDMFEPVIRAVSYSRGLFGLPPDKARIEEILRSLSLWDKRDERIMALSGGMKRRVLIAKAMAHEPDLLFLDEPTAGVDVELRRDMWRQIDAMRARGVTIVLTTHYIEEAEEMADRVGIIRGGRILMVDDKAAMMARLGRTEAIIDLVQPLASLPEALQGFPVHLEQDGHRLCYRGGDGTGKGKAEIAALVKALVAAGIDFAGIDIHESSLEDIFVGLLSEGQAA from the coding sequence GTGGATGCGATTCTCGAACTCGAAGGGCTCAGCAAGACCTACCCGGGTGGGTTGAAGGCGCTCGATTCGGTCGACCTGACTGTCCACAAGGGCGAAATCTTCGCGCTGCTCGGCCCCAACGGTGCGGGCAAGACCACGCTGATCGGTGCGGTCTGCGGCTTGGTGCGGCCCACGGCCGGAACGATGCGCGCCTTCGGGCATGACCTCGCGACCGACTGGCGCCGCGCGCGGGCCCGGATCGGGCTGGTACCGCAGGAACTCGCCACTGATATGTTCGAGCCGGTCATCCGCGCGGTTAGCTATTCGCGCGGGCTGTTCGGCCTGCCGCCCGATAAGGCCCGGATCGAAGAAATCCTCCGCTCGCTCAGCCTGTGGGACAAGCGTGACGAGCGGATCATGGCGCTGTCAGGCGGGATGAAGCGGCGGGTGCTGATTGCCAAGGCTATGGCGCACGAGCCTGACCTGCTGTTCCTCGACGAGCCGACCGCCGGCGTCGACGTAGAACTGCGGCGCGACATGTGGCGCCAGATCGATGCCATGCGCGCGCGCGGGGTGACCATCGTGCTCACCACCCACTACATCGAGGAAGCCGAAGAAATGGCGGACCGCGTGGGAATCATTCGCGGCGGCCGGATCCTGATGGTGGACGACAAGGCGGCCATGATGGCCCGACTCGGGCGGACTGAAGCGATCATCGATCTGGTTCAGCCACTCGCTTCGCTTCCCGAGGCCTTGCAGGGGTTCCCGGTCCATCTGGAGCAGGATGGCCACCGATTGTGCTATCGCGGTGGGGACGGGACCGGCAAGGGCAAGGCGGAGATAGCCGCGCTGGTCAAGGCGCTGGTGGCGGCCGGGATCGACTTTGCCGGGATCGACATCCACGAATCTTCGCTGGAGGACATTTTCGTCGGCCTTCTGTCAGAGGGGCAGGCGGCATGA
- a CDS encoding carotenoid oxygenase family protein gives MASVIERTIRKAVTPAIMAVAGMNRTRLDGADRNPFVNGVHTPMADELTLDALTVTGTIPAELDGRYVRIGPNPFRDPGKGHHWFLGDGMVHGVRLRAGKAEWYRNRYIRSQELEGKGGPAAVPGPRRGRADTVNTNVLGVGGKIMALVEAGSFPVELDDNLESVAYSDFGGGLTGSFTAHPHQCPDTGEFHAICYDGMVHDTIRHVVLDRAGKVLRETPVTVVNGPSIHDCALTANYAVVLDLPVTFSIKAVINGYQFPYRWNADHKARVGLVPRQGGEPIWCEVDPCYVFHVGNSFEDDSGRVVIDLCAYETIFDGDMPGPYGRPLGLERWTIDPQTGTVSRMTLDRAGQEFPRPDERYFTKPYRYLWSMGLPEDGDLEFVAPMPLYRHDLVTGERIAHDFGEGRIPGEFVFVPRNESAPEGDGWVMGYVIDRNARTSVLEILDAMTLGPVASVAIPHLVPPGFHGNWIAAS, from the coding sequence ATGGCAAGTGTCATCGAGAGAACCATCCGCAAGGCGGTTACCCCGGCCATCATGGCCGTTGCAGGAATGAACCGCACCCGGCTCGATGGGGCCGACCGCAATCCCTTCGTCAACGGCGTCCACACACCGATGGCCGACGAATTGACGCTCGACGCTTTGACGGTGACTGGTACAATCCCCGCTGAACTGGATGGTCGCTATGTGCGGATCGGTCCGAACCCGTTTCGTGATCCCGGCAAGGGCCATCACTGGTTCCTGGGCGACGGGATGGTTCACGGCGTCCGGCTGCGCGCCGGGAAGGCTGAGTGGTATCGCAACCGCTACATCCGTTCGCAGGAACTGGAGGGCAAGGGTGGTCCGGCGGCCGTTCCCGGTCCGCGACGGGGGCGGGCTGACACGGTCAACACCAATGTACTGGGCGTGGGCGGCAAGATCATGGCCCTGGTCGAGGCCGGATCGTTTCCGGTCGAACTGGACGATAATCTCGAATCGGTGGCCTATTCCGACTTCGGCGGCGGCCTGACCGGCAGCTTTACGGCCCATCCGCACCAGTGCCCTGACACAGGCGAATTCCATGCGATCTGCTATGACGGGATGGTCCATGACACGATCCGCCACGTAGTCCTTGATCGTGCGGGCAAGGTCCTGCGGGAAACGCCTGTCACAGTGGTCAACGGCCCCTCGATTCATGACTGCGCGCTGACCGCAAACTACGCGGTGGTGCTGGATCTGCCGGTGACCTTCTCGATTAAGGCGGTGATCAACGGTTACCAGTTCCCATACCGCTGGAACGCGGACCACAAGGCACGCGTCGGGCTGGTGCCGCGCCAGGGCGGTGAGCCGATCTGGTGCGAGGTTGATCCCTGCTACGTTTTCCACGTTGGCAACAGCTTCGAGGATGATTCTGGCCGGGTCGTGATCGACCTGTGCGCTTACGAGACGATTTTCGATGGCGATATGCCGGGGCCCTACGGCCGCCCCCTTGGGCTCGAGCGGTGGACCATCGACCCACAAACCGGCACGGTTTCCCGGATGACGCTGGACCGGGCCGGGCAGGAGTTCCCGCGTCCGGACGAACGCTACTTCACCAAGCCCTATCGCTACCTCTGGTCGATGGGCCTCCCGGAGGATGGGGATCTGGAATTCGTCGCGCCGATGCCGCTTTATCGCCACGACCTCGTAACCGGCGAGCGGATCGCGCATGATTTCGGCGAGGGCCGCATTCCTGGCGAGTTCGTCTTCGTCCCGCGCAACGAAAGTGCCCCTGAAGGCGATGGCTGGGTTATGGGCTATGTGATCGACCGCAACGCCCGCACCAGCGTGCTGGAAATCCTTGATGCCATGACGCTGGGCCCGGTTGCCTCAGTCGCTATCCCCCATCTCGTTCCGCCGGGGTTCCACGGCAACTGGATTGCCGCTAGCTGA
- a CDS encoding TetR/AcrR family transcriptional regulator, producing MSTSPETYHHGALREALIEAGLAALEKDAGDVDISLRALARSVGVSPTAVYRHFPNKSALLAALAAEGLDRLASAQQRAAEEAGGGAAGFSASGRTYVRFALAHPALFRLMFSHGVPESHAGHKEDRAWLLLVQMTRSLTPDEDSAERMALQAWAIAHGIAMLMLDGRFPADDALIDRLLDTEGLFLR from the coding sequence GTGTCAACATCGCCTGAAACCTACCACCACGGCGCCCTGCGCGAAGCCCTGATCGAGGCGGGACTGGCTGCGCTTGAGAAGGATGCTGGGGACGTCGACATCTCGCTGCGGGCGCTGGCCCGCTCGGTCGGCGTCTCGCCAACCGCAGTCTATCGCCACTTTCCCAACAAGAGCGCCCTGCTTGCTGCCCTCGCCGCCGAAGGGCTGGACCGGCTTGCATCTGCGCAACAGAGGGCGGCCGAAGAAGCTGGCGGCGGCGCGGCCGGTTTCAGTGCCTCTGGGCGGACCTACGTCCGCTTTGCCCTGGCCCATCCCGCCCTGTTCCGTCTGATGTTCTCGCATGGAGTCCCGGAAAGTCACGCCGGTCACAAGGAAGACCGCGCCTGGCTGCTGCTGGTACAGATGACTCGGAGCCTCACACCCGATGAAGACAGTGCGGAACGCATGGCCCTGCAAGCCTGGGCGATCGCCCACGGCATCGCCATGCTCATGCTCGATGGACGATTTCCTGCCGATGACGCCCTGATTGACCGGCTACTCGACACCGAGGGGCTGTTTCTCCGCTGA
- the queA gene encoding tRNA preQ1(34) S-adenosylmethionine ribosyltransferase-isomerase QueA, with the protein MKVDLFDFDLPQELIALRPAVPRDAARLLHVTADGPFTDRTVRDLPDLLQPGDVLVFNDTRVIPAQLEGLRGEARIGATLHKRLDLRRWQAFIRNAKRLREGDRIEFPAGVCAIAEARLADGSFTLRFEGDEPVEVLLERAGQVPLPPYIAGKRAIDERDREDYQTMFAREDGAVAAPTAALHFTPGLLAALDARGFRRETLTLHVGAGTFLPVKAQDTADHQMHSEWGRIEAATADRLNAARAAGGRVIAVGTTSLRLLESATGEDGVIRPFAGDTDIFITPGYSFRAVDGLMTNFHLPKSTLMMLVSALMGRERMMAAYAHAIRDGYRFYSYGDSSLLIP; encoded by the coding sequence ATGAAGGTCGACCTGTTCGACTTCGACCTGCCGCAGGAGCTGATCGCCCTGAGGCCGGCCGTGCCGCGCGATGCCGCGCGGTTGCTCCATGTCACCGCAGACGGACCGTTCACTGATCGAACCGTGCGTGACCTGCCCGACCTGCTACAGCCGGGCGACGTGCTGGTGTTCAACGATACCCGCGTGATCCCGGCGCAACTGGAGGGGCTGCGGGGAGAGGCCAGGATTGGCGCAACGCTGCACAAGCGGCTCGACCTGCGCCGCTGGCAGGCCTTCATCCGCAATGCCAAGCGCCTGCGCGAAGGGGACAGGATCGAATTTCCTGCCGGAGTTTGCGCGATTGCCGAGGCTCGGCTCGCTGATGGCAGCTTCACCCTTCGGTTTGAGGGCGACGAGCCGGTGGAGGTGCTGCTGGAAAGGGCAGGGCAGGTTCCGCTGCCGCCCTATATCGCGGGGAAGCGCGCGATCGACGAGCGTGATCGCGAGGATTACCAGACCATGTTCGCGCGCGAGGATGGGGCGGTTGCTGCGCCTACGGCCGCGCTTCATTTTACACCCGGGCTGTTGGCGGCCCTCGATGCGCGCGGGTTCAGACGCGAGACGCTCACCCTGCATGTTGGCGCAGGTACGTTCCTTCCCGTGAAGGCGCAGGACACGGCCGACCACCAGATGCACAGCGAGTGGGGCCGGATCGAGGCTGCCACCGCTGATCGCCTCAACGCAGCGCGCGCGGCAGGTGGCCGGGTGATCGCGGTTGGCACCACCAGCCTGCGCCTGCTTGAAAGCGCGACCGGAGAGGACGGCGTCATCCGCCCGTTCGCGGGCGACACCGACATCTTCATCACGCCCGGTTACAGCTTCCGCGCGGTCGACGGACTGATGACCAATTTCCACCTGCCGAAATCAACATTGATGATGCTTGTCAGTGCGCTGATGGGCCGCGAGCGGATGATGGCGGCCTATGCCCACGCTATCCGCGATGGATATCGCTTCTACAGCTACGGGGATTCCAGTCTGCTGATTCCCTGA
- a CDS encoding peptidylprolyl isomerase — MLKALIAAGALAALVATPAVARAQEEAPAAPRVYQPINFNIEEDRENILLLDLSNGKRVAIRLMPDWAPAHIDRVKTLARQGFYDGVIFHRVIDGFMAQTGDPTGTGRGGSELPDLTAEFNPMPHLRGTVSMARAASDDSANSQFFIVFYPRFSLDKKYTNFGRVIAGMDAVDAIQRGEPPANPTTILQASIAADNKPPRLAPPPAAPEAISVDDLNAPISQ; from the coding sequence ATGCTCAAAGCCCTGATTGCTGCTGGTGCGCTTGCCGCGCTGGTTGCCACACCCGCCGTTGCCCGTGCCCAGGAGGAAGCGCCGGCTGCGCCGCGCGTATACCAGCCGATCAACTTCAACATCGAAGAGGACCGGGAGAACATTCTCCTGCTCGACCTGTCCAACGGCAAGCGGGTGGCGATCCGCCTAATGCCGGACTGGGCACCTGCCCATATCGACCGGGTCAAGACTCTCGCCCGGCAGGGCTTCTATGACGGGGTGATTTTTCACCGCGTGATCGACGGATTCATGGCGCAGACCGGCGACCCGACCGGAACCGGCCGTGGCGGATCGGAATTGCCGGACCTCACTGCTGAATTCAATCCGATGCCGCACTTGCGCGGCACTGTGTCGATGGCCCGTGCGGCGTCGGATGACAGTGCCAACAGCCAGTTTTTCATCGTCTTTTACCCGCGCTTCAGCCTCGACAAGAAGTACACCAACTTCGGCCGGGTGATAGCGGGGATGGATGCGGTTGACGCGATCCAGCGCGGCGAGCCGCCCGCCAACCCGACCACGATCCTGCAGGCCTCGATCGCCGCAGACAACAAGCCGCCACGCCTTGCCCCGCCGCCGGCGGCGCCGGAGGCGATCTCGGTCGACGATCTCAACGCCCCGATCAGCCAGTAA
- the coaD gene encoding pantetheine-phosphate adenylyltransferase, with translation MSQRIGIYPGTFDPITLGHADIIRRGSKLVDTLIIGVTTNPSKNPMFSTEERLAMVEREVAALGLDNVEVVGFNALLVKFARAKGANVLVRGLRAVADFEYEYQMAGMNQQLDHSIETVFLMADVSLQPIASKLVKEIALFGGDITPFVSKVVCDDVIARVETLGQLGDY, from the coding sequence ATGAGCCAACGCATCGGCATCTATCCGGGCACATTCGACCCGATCACGCTGGGCCACGCCGACATTATCCGGCGCGGCAGCAAGCTGGTCGACACGCTGATCATTGGCGTCACTACCAATCCCAGCAAGAACCCGATGTTTTCGACCGAGGAGCGCCTCGCCATGGTCGAGCGCGAGGTGGCTGCGCTCGGCCTCGATAACGTCGAGGTGGTCGGCTTCAACGCGCTCCTGGTCAAGTTCGCGCGGGCAAAGGGTGCCAATGTTCTGGTGCGGGGCCTGCGGGCGGTGGCTGACTTCGAATACGAGTACCAGATGGCGGGCATGAATCAGCAGCTCGACCATTCGATCGAGACGGTCTTTCTTATGGCCGACGTCTCGCTCCAGCCGATCGCGTCGAAACTGGTCAAGGAAATCGCTCTGTTTGGCGGTGACATAACGCCGTTCGTCAGCAAGGTCGTGTGTGACGATGTGATCGCCCGGGTGGAAACCCTGGGCCAGCTCGGGGACTACTGA
- a CDS encoding polyprenyl synthetase family protein produces MPTADAVGAAPTILSEALTAIQSEVDGTFDSMLPVPPDTRARLVEAMRYAVIGGGKRVRPLLVATVAGMYGVERNIAVRAGCAVEAIHVYSLIHDDLPCMDDDDLRHGKPTLHKAFDEATAVLAGDSLHALAFEILADPMLSGDPFTRAQLVSTLATASGMNGMAGGQMMDMMADGADYDLHTITRLQQLKTGALLAASVEMGAILGHLSPEGRGHLRAYARDIGLAFQIADDLLDVEGDADKAGKALRKDEEQGKQTFVTLMGVAGARAQANALVEQAVGHLAAHGREADLLRALARYIVERDH; encoded by the coding sequence ATGCCGACGGCTGACGCGGTGGGTGCCGCTCCGACCATCCTGTCCGAAGCGCTGACGGCCATTCAGAGCGAGGTCGACGGAACTTTTGACTCCATGCTCCCAGTGCCGCCGGATACCCGTGCACGGCTGGTGGAGGCCATGCGTTATGCCGTAATTGGCGGCGGCAAGAGGGTCCGCCCGTTGCTGGTGGCCACAGTTGCCGGCATGTACGGGGTCGAGCGCAATATCGCGGTCCGGGCGGGCTGCGCGGTCGAGGCGATCCACGTCTATTCGCTGATCCACGATGACCTGCCGTGTATGGACGATGACGACCTGCGCCACGGCAAACCGACGCTGCACAAGGCGTTCGACGAGGCAACCGCGGTGCTGGCCGGGGATTCGCTCCATGCGCTGGCGTTCGAGATCCTGGCCGATCCCATGCTCAGCGGCGATCCCTTTACGCGGGCACAACTGGTCTCCACGCTGGCGACGGCGAGCGGGATGAACGGCATGGCCGGCGGCCAGATGATGGACATGATGGCAGACGGGGCGGACTATGACCTCCACACCATCACCCGCCTGCAACAGCTCAAGACCGGCGCACTGCTTGCCGCCTCGGTCGAGATGGGGGCAATCCTGGGCCATCTGTCGCCCGAGGGGCGCGGGCACCTGCGCGCCTATGCCCGTGACATCGGCCTCGCTTTCCAGATCGCCGACGATCTGCTCGACGTTGAGGGCGACGCAGACAAGGCCGGCAAGGCGCTGCGCAAGGACGAGGAACAGGGCAAGCAGACCTTCGTCACCCTGATGGGAGTCGCGGGGGCGCGGGCGCAGGCGAATGCTCTGGTCGAGCAGGCAGTGGGCCATCTCGCCGCGCATGGCCGCGAGGCGGACCTTTTGCGCGCACTTGCCCGTTATATTGTGGAGAGGGACCACTGA
- a CDS encoding exodeoxyribonuclease VII small subunit: MAEGSPDIAGLSFEDALRALEEVVRKLESGEVPLDQSIDLYERGEALRKHCQARLDAAQARIEKIVTGANGEARGAVPFDADG, encoded by the coding sequence ATGGCAGAGGGTTCCCCGGATATCGCAGGGCTGAGCTTCGAGGATGCGCTGCGTGCGCTCGAAGAAGTCGTGCGCAAGCTCGAAAGCGGCGAAGTGCCGCTCGACCAGTCGATCGATCTCTACGAACGCGGCGAGGCGCTGCGCAAGCACTGCCAGGCGCGGCTCGACGCGGCTCAGGCCCGGATCGAAAAGATCGTCACCGGCGCCAATGGCGAAGCGCGCGGGGCGGTGCCGTTCGATGCCGACGGCTGA
- a CDS encoding DUF2177 family protein yields MKWIIAYLAAAISFGILDAFWLRWAAPNLYRPVIGAIMASEVRWGAAIAFYLIYVAGMVWFAIKPGIASGQVSIAVLNGALLGALCYATFDLTSQAVLKVWSTQISVMDIAWGAFATAVASGVACWATLKFAS; encoded by the coding sequence ATGAAGTGGATTATCGCCTATCTTGCCGCCGCCATTTCGTTCGGCATTCTTGACGCCTTCTGGCTGCGCTGGGCCGCGCCCAATCTCTATCGTCCGGTGATCGGCGCGATCATGGCGAGCGAGGTGCGCTGGGGCGCGGCCATAGCATTTTACCTGATCTACGTTGCCGGGATGGTCTGGTTCGCGATCAAACCTGGCATCGCCAGCGGACAGGTATCCATCGCAGTCCTCAATGGCGCGCTGCTGGGCGCCCTGTGCTACGCCACATTCGACCTGACCAGCCAAGCGGTGCTCAAGGTGTGGTCGACCCAGATCAGCGTGATGGACATCGCCTGGGGCGCATTCGCCACGGCGGTTGCCTCCGGCGTCGCCTGCTGGGCCACGCTGAAATTCGCCAGCTAG